One window of the Pseudomonas sp. S04 genome contains the following:
- the glnA gene encoding type I glutamate--ammonia ligase — protein sequence MSKSVQLIKDHDVKWIDLRFTDTKGTQHHVTMPARDALDDAFFEEGKMFDGSSIAGWKGIEASDMILMPDDSTAVLDPFTEDPTLIIVCNVIDPSTMQGYDRDPRAIAKRAEDYLKSTAIGDTVFVGPEPEFFIFDQVKFKSDISGSMFKIYSEQGSWMSDQDVEGGNHGHRPGIKGGYFPVPPFDHDHEIRTSMCNAMEEMGLTIEVHHHEVATAGQNEIGVKFNTLVAKADEVQTLKYCVHNVAVAFGRTATFMPKPLYGDNGSGMHVHLSIAKDGKNTFAGEGYAGLSDTALYFIGGIIKHGKALNGFTNPATNSYKRLVPGFEAPVMLAYSARNRSASIRIPYVSSPRARRIEARFPDPAANPYLCFAALLMAGLDGIQNKIHPGDAADKNLYDLPPEEAKEIPQVCGSLKEALEELDKGRAFLTKGGVFSDDFIDAYIALKSEEEIKVRTFVHPLEYELYYSC from the coding sequence ATGTCGAAGTCGGTTCAACTCATCAAAGATCATGACGTCAAATGGATTGATCTGCGCTTCACAGATACCAAGGGCACTCAGCACCACGTGACCATGCCGGCTCGCGATGCGCTGGATGATGCTTTCTTCGAAGAAGGCAAAATGTTCGACGGTTCCTCCATCGCTGGCTGGAAAGGCATCGAAGCTTCCGACATGATCCTGATGCCGGACGACAGCACCGCTGTCCTCGATCCGTTCACCGAAGACCCAACCCTGATCATCGTCTGCAACGTGATCGACCCTTCGACCATGCAAGGCTACGACCGCGACCCACGTGCGATCGCCAAGCGTGCCGAGGACTACCTGAAGTCCACCGCTATCGGTGACACCGTATTCGTCGGTCCTGAGCCTGAGTTCTTCATCTTCGACCAGGTCAAGTTCAAGTCCGATATCTCCGGTTCGATGTTCAAGATCTACTCCGAACAAGGTTCGTGGATGTCCGACCAGGACGTGGAAGGCGGCAACCATGGCCACCGCCCAGGTATCAAGGGCGGCTACTTCCCGGTTCCACCGTTCGACCACGACCACGAAATCCGTACCTCCATGTGCAACGCCATGGAAGAGATGGGCCTGACCATCGAAGTTCACCACCACGAAGTGGCGACTGCCGGCCAGAACGAAATCGGTGTGAAGTTCAACACCCTGGTTGCCAAGGCTGACGAAGTTCAGACCCTCAAGTACTGCGTACACAACGTGGCTGTAGCTTTCGGCCGCACCGCTACCTTCATGCCTAAGCCTCTGTACGGCGACAACGGCTCGGGTATGCACGTTCACCTGTCCATCGCCAAAGATGGCAAGAACACCTTCGCTGGCGAAGGTTATGCCGGCCTGTCCGACACCGCCCTGTACTTCATCGGCGGTATCATCAAGCACGGTAAGGCCCTGAACGGCTTCACCAACCCGGCGACCAACTCCTACAAGCGTCTGGTGCCAGGTTTCGAAGCTCCAGTGATGCTGGCCTACTCGGCTCGCAACCGCTCCGCTTCGATCCGTATTCCTTACGTGTCCAGCCCACGCGCTCGCCGTATCGAAGCTCGCTTCCCGGATCCGGCTGCCAACCCGTACCTGTGCTTCGCCGCACTGCTGATGGCTGGCCTGGACGGCATCCAGAACAAGATCCACCCTGGCGACGCTGCTGACAAAAACCTGTACGACCTGCCGCCTGAAGAGGCGAAAGAGATCCCACAAGTTTGCGGCAGCCTGAAAGAAGCCCTGGAAGAGCTGGACAAAGGTCGCGCGTTCCTGACCAAAGGCGGCGTGTTCTCCGATGACTTCATCGACGCTTACATCGCTCTGAAAAGCGAAGAAGAAATCAAGGTTCGGACCTTCGTACACCCACTGGAATACGAGCTGTACTACAGCTGCTAA
- the thiI gene encoding tRNA uracil 4-sulfurtransferase ThiI: MKLIVKVFPEITIKSRPVRMRFIRQLAKNIRAVLRDLDPAVVVNGVWDNLELETQLTDPKALKDMTERLSCMPGIAHFLQVDEYPLGDFDDVVAKCKQHFGEALAGKIFSVRCKRAGKHEFSSMDVEKYVGSQLRRQCGAAGISLKDPEIEVRIEIRDKRLFVIHNQHSSIGGYPLGALEQTLVLMSGGFDSTVAAYQIMRRGLMAHFCFFNLGGRAHELGVMEVAHFIWKKYGSSQRVLFVSVPFEEVLGEILGKVDNSHMGVVLKRMMLRAASRIADRLEIEALVTGEAISQVSSQTLPNLSVIDCVTEKLVLRPLIASHKQDIIDLANEIGTADFAKHMPEYCGVISVNPKTHAKRPRVEHEEKEFDMAVLERALENAKLVPIDRVIDELGQDVQIEEVSEALAGQIVIDIRHPDAAEDDPLALAGVEVQTMPFYALNARFKELDPTRQYLLYCDKGVMSRLHAHHLLSEGHANVRVYRPS, from the coding sequence ATGAAACTAATCGTAAAAGTCTTCCCCGAGATCACCATCAAAAGCCGCCCGGTACGGATGCGTTTCATCCGTCAGTTGGCCAAGAACATCCGTGCCGTGCTCCGCGATCTGGACCCGGCTGTGGTGGTGAACGGTGTATGGGACAATCTCGAGCTGGAAACGCAGCTGACTGACCCCAAAGCCTTGAAGGACATGACCGAGCGCCTGAGCTGCATGCCGGGCATCGCGCATTTCCTGCAGGTCGACGAGTACCCGCTGGGTGACTTCGACGACGTGGTCGCCAAGTGCAAGCAGCACTTTGGCGAGGCGCTGGCCGGGAAGATTTTCTCGGTGCGCTGCAAGCGCGCCGGCAAGCACGAATTCAGCTCCATGGATGTCGAGAAATACGTCGGCAGCCAACTGCGTCGCCAGTGCGGCGCCGCCGGAATTTCCCTGAAAGACCCGGAAATTGAAGTCCGCATCGAAATTCGCGACAAACGGTTGTTTGTGATCCACAACCAGCACAGCAGCATCGGCGGTTACCCGCTGGGCGCCCTGGAACAGACCCTGGTACTGATGTCCGGCGGTTTCGATTCCACAGTGGCGGCCTACCAGATCATGCGGCGCGGGCTGATGGCGCACTTCTGCTTCTTCAATCTCGGCGGGCGTGCCCACGAATTGGGCGTGATGGAAGTGGCGCACTTCATCTGGAAGAAGTACGGCAGCTCGCAACGCGTGTTATTTGTCAGTGTGCCGTTCGAGGAAGTGCTGGGAGAAATTCTCGGCAAAGTAGATAACAGTCATATGGGCGTCGTATTGAAGCGTATGATGTTGCGCGCTGCTTCGCGAATCGCCGATCGACTGGAGATCGAGGCGCTGGTGACCGGTGAGGCGATCTCCCAGGTTTCCAGCCAGACGCTGCCGAACCTGTCGGTGATCGACTGTGTGACCGAGAAGCTGGTGTTGCGCCCGCTGATCGCCAGTCACAAGCAGGACATCATCGACCTGGCCAACGAAATCGGCACCGCCGACTTCGCCAAGCACATGCCAGAGTACTGCGGGGTCATCTCGGTGAACCCCAAGACCCACGCCAAGCGTCCCCGCGTGGAGCATGAAGAGAAAGAATTCGACATGGCAGTCCTTGAGCGTGCGCTCGAGAACGCCAAACTGGTGCCGATCGATCGGGTAATCGACGAGTTGGGCCAGGACGTGCAAATTGAAGAAGTCAGCGAAGCGCTGGCAGGTCAGATCGTCATCGACATCCGTCACCCGGATGCTGCTGAAGACGACCCGCTCGCCCTGGCTGGCGTCGAGGTACAAACGATGCCGTTTTATGCACTGAACGCTCGTTTCAAGGAACTGGACCCTACTCGCCAGTACCTGCTGTATTGCGACAAAGGCGTGATGAGTCGCCTGCATGCCCACCATTTGCTCAGTGAGGGGCATGCCAATGTGCGCGTTTATCGACCGAGCTAA
- a CDS encoding YkgJ family cysteine cluster protein, whose protein sequence is MKPQLIAAAELDRLETWQKYSSHMCGGCVSSCCTLPVEVKIKDLIRIGIVDEFERGDPPKNIAKRLQKEGIVERYNQKSEIFTLQRMSNNDCLYLDRKSRFCTIYDKRPDTCRNHPKIGPRPGYCAYKPKEVVRDTQRRTLDKF, encoded by the coding sequence ATGAAGCCTCAACTGATCGCCGCCGCGGAACTCGACCGTCTCGAGACCTGGCAGAAATACTCCAGCCATATGTGCGGCGGCTGCGTGTCCAGCTGCTGCACGCTGCCAGTGGAGGTCAAGATCAAGGATCTGATCCGCATCGGCATCGTCGATGAATTCGAACGCGGCGACCCGCCGAAGAACATCGCCAAGCGCCTGCAAAAGGAAGGGATCGTCGAGCGTTACAACCAGAAATCGGAAATCTTCACGCTCCAGCGCATGAGCAACAACGATTGCCTGTATCTGGATCGTAAGAGCCGTTTCTGCACTATTTATGACAAGCGCCCGGATACCTGCCGCAATCACCCCAAGATCGGCCCACGACCAGGCTACTGCGCCTACAAGCCCAAGGAAGTGGTGCGCGATACCCAACGGCGGACGCTGGACAAGTTCTGA
- a CDS encoding DUF3999 domain-containing protein: protein MNMMLSPRWLAVLGCCMVLSAQAAQTAANFATHVPLTLSGEGPWYRLDLPLAVQLHAHQSDLADVRVFNAAGEVQAYSLTREQAPSGESLQLHEVKWFPLYDSADAGSAVPNVRVLSNAAGTLVQVQPSSQLEAGEEVRRGWLLDASAIKAPLQQLILDWSSEQDGFQRFSIEASDDLQNWQAWGEGQVARLSFADERVEQHEVALPGQRARYLRLLWQTPQAAPVLTSALLQSLTTSSPAQPLVWSEPVAGSRTPAGEYTWQLPMGLRVERLQVQLTEANSLAPVSLAGRRDASLPWQTVSSGLLYRLTQNGQDVVQDQLQLPGQVVQQLKLTVDDRGGGLGAEAPSVRYAVRATQLVFLARGAGPYRLALGSSSEKTASLPLATLIPDISPKRLESLGQARIEEGTLVTPPIVAPPLAQGTDWKKLGLWAVLLLSVLFLAAMAFSLLRKPAVKP, encoded by the coding sequence TTGAACATGATGTTGAGCCCGCGCTGGCTGGCTGTGCTTGGATGCTGCATGGTGCTGTCGGCGCAGGCCGCGCAAACCGCGGCGAACTTCGCCACTCACGTGCCGCTGACCCTCAGCGGCGAAGGCCCCTGGTACCGCCTCGATTTGCCCCTGGCCGTGCAACTGCACGCCCATCAGAGCGATCTGGCGGATGTGCGAGTGTTCAATGCCGCCGGTGAAGTGCAGGCCTATTCGCTGACGCGCGAGCAAGCGCCCAGTGGTGAGAGCCTGCAACTGCATGAGGTCAAGTGGTTCCCGTTGTACGACTCGGCCGATGCCGGCTCGGCGGTGCCGAACGTGCGTGTGTTGTCCAATGCCGCCGGCACCCTGGTGCAGGTGCAACCGTCCAGCCAGCTGGAGGCCGGTGAGGAAGTGCGCCGTGGCTGGCTGCTGGACGCCAGTGCAATCAAGGCGCCGTTGCAGCAATTGATCCTCGACTGGTCCAGCGAGCAGGACGGTTTCCAGCGATTCAGTATCGAAGCCAGTGACGATTTACAGAACTGGCAGGCCTGGGGCGAAGGGCAAGTGGCGCGCCTGTCGTTTGCCGACGAACGGGTTGAGCAGCATGAAGTCGCGCTGCCCGGTCAACGGGCGCGTTACCTGCGATTGCTGTGGCAAACCCCGCAGGCGGCCCCGGTACTGACCTCGGCGCTGTTGCAGAGCCTGACCACCAGCAGCCCGGCGCAGCCCCTGGTGTGGTCCGAGCCGGTGGCCGGCAGCCGTACCCCGGCCGGTGAATACACCTGGCAGTTGCCGATGGGCCTGCGTGTCGAACGCCTCCAGGTGCAATTGACCGAAGCCAACAGCCTGGCGCCGGTGTCGCTGGCCGGGCGTCGCGACGCCAGCCTGCCTTGGCAGACCGTGAGCAGCGGTTTGCTCTACCGCCTGACCCAGAACGGCCAGGACGTGGTGCAAGACCAGTTGCAACTGCCAGGGCAGGTGGTGCAGCAGTTGAAATTGACCGTCGATGATCGCGGTGGCGGTTTGGGTGCCGAGGCGCCCAGCGTGCGTTATGCGGTGCGCGCGACCCAGTTGGTATTCCTCGCCCGGGGTGCCGGGCCTTACCGCCTGGCACTGGGCAGCAGCAGTGAAAAAACCGCGAGCCTGCCGTTGGCTACCCTGATCCCGGACATCAGCCCCAAGCGCCTGGAGAGTCTCGGCCAGGCCCGGATCGAGGAGGGGACGCTGGTGACTCCGCCGATCGTAGCGCCGCCTCTGGCCCAAGGAACCGACTGGAAGAAGCTGGGCCTGTGGGCTGTACTGTTGCTCAGCGTGCTGTTCCTGGCGGCCATGGCCTTCAGTTTGTTACGCAAACCGGCGGTCAAGCCCTGA
- the glnL gene encoding nitrogen regulation protein NR(II), with product MTISDALHRLLLDNLTTATILLNAELRLEYMNPAAEMLLAISGQRSHGQFISELFTESTEALNSLRQAVEQAHPFTKREAMLTALTGQTLTVDYAVTPILSNGATLLLLEVHPRDRLLRITKEEAQLSKQETSKMLVRGLAHEIKNPLGGIRGAAQLLARELPEESLKDYTNVIIEEADRLRNLVDRMLGSNKLPSLAMCNIHEVLERVCSLVEAESQGCITLVRDYDPSIPDVLIDREQMIQAVLNIVRNAMQAISSQNELRLGRITLRSRAMRQFTIGHVRHRLVTKIEIIDNGPGIPADLQETIFFPMVSGRPDGTGLGLAITQNIISQHQGLIECDSHPGHTTFSIFLPLEQGATST from the coding sequence ATGACCATCAGCGACGCACTGCACCGCTTGCTACTCGACAACTTGACCACTGCCACCATCCTGCTCAATGCCGAACTGCGCCTTGAGTACATGAACCCGGCGGCGGAAATGCTCCTGGCCATCAGCGGCCAGCGCAGTCATGGGCAATTCATCAGCGAGCTGTTCACCGAGTCGACCGAAGCGCTGAACTCCCTGCGTCAGGCGGTCGAACAGGCCCACCCCTTTACCAAGCGCGAGGCGATGCTCACCGCCCTGACCGGCCAGACCCTGACCGTCGACTACGCGGTGACGCCGATCCTGAGCAACGGTGCCACCCTGCTGCTGCTTGAGGTACACCCGCGCGACCGACTGCTGCGGATCACCAAGGAAGAAGCGCAGTTGTCCAAGCAGGAAACCAGCAAGATGTTGGTGCGCGGCCTGGCCCACGAGATCAAGAACCCGCTGGGCGGGATTCGCGGCGCGGCCCAGTTGCTGGCCCGCGAGTTGCCGGAGGAAAGCCTCAAGGACTACACCAATGTGATCATCGAGGAAGCGGATCGCCTGCGTAACCTGGTCGACCGCATGCTCGGCTCGAACAAACTGCCATCGCTGGCCATGTGCAACATCCACGAAGTTCTTGAGCGCGTGTGCAGCCTGGTGGAAGCGGAAAGCCAAGGCTGCATCACTCTGGTGCGCGACTACGACCCGAGCATCCCGGACGTGCTGATCGACCGCGAACAGATGATCCAGGCCGTCCTCAACATCGTGCGCAACGCGATGCAAGCCATCAGCAGCCAGAACGAGCTGCGCCTGGGCCGCATCACCCTGCGCTCGCGGGCCATGCGCCAGTTCACCATCGGCCACGTGCGCCATCGCCTGGTGACCAAGATCGAGATCATCGACAACGGCCCCGGGATTCCCGCAGACCTGCAGGAAACCATCTTCTTTCCCATGGTCAGCGGTCGTCCGGACGGTACCGGGCTGGGCCTGGCCATAACCCAGAACATCATCAGCCAGCACCAGGGCCTGATCGAATGTGACAGCCATCCAGGCCACACCACCTTCTCGATCTTTCTGCCACTGGAACAAGGAGCCACATCGACATGA
- a CDS encoding glycogen/starch/alpha-glucan phosphorylase, with translation MTQEPLVREAEVAAFREAVLTKLTYAVGKDPDHAFDHDWFEAIALAARDHMVEHWMDHTRQIYRKGQKRVYYLSLEFLIGRLLYDSLSNLGLLDVAREALTELGVDLERIRLLEPDAALGNGGLGRLAACFMESMSTLGIAGHGYGIRYEHGLFRQAIVDGWQQEQTEHWLDFGNPWEFERPEVIYPIGFGGSVETVIDAGGKSKQVWTPSETVRAVAYDTPVVGWRGASVNTLRLWRARAMEDLHLERFNAGDHLGAVAEVARAESISRVLYPADSTEAGQELRLRQEYFFVAASLQDLLRRHRNMHSSVLTLGDHAAIQLNDTHPSIAVAELMRQLVDIYDVEWDAAWQVTVDTLSYTNHTLLPEALETWPVGLMERMLPRHMQIIYLINAQHIDSLRAKGIHDFDVLRAVSLIEEDNGRRVRMGNLAFLGSHSVNGVSGLHTQLMRSTVFSELHKLYPERINNKTNGITFRRWLYQANPELTSMMVDALGPELLDNPEQLLQGLEPFAEKAAFRKQFAEQRLHSKKALAYLIHERLGIAVNPAALFDVQVKRIHEYKRQLLNLLHTVALYQAIRAEPETDWVPRVKIFAGKAAASYHQAKLIIKLTNDIARTVNNDPTVRGLLKVVFLPNYNVSLAESIIPAADLSEQISTAGFEASGTSNMKFGLNGALTIGTLDGANVEMCERIGAEHMFIFGLSAQQVEARKQNHEFHAAPDIAASHRLNDVLQAIRSGVFSPDDPARYTGLIDSLIEYDRFLVCADFDSYWAAQMRVETLWHDSKEWWRSAVLNSSRMGWFSSDRTIREYATDIWKALE, from the coding sequence ATGACTCAAGAACCACTTGTTCGCGAAGCTGAGGTGGCCGCATTTCGCGAAGCCGTCCTGACCAAACTCACCTATGCCGTCGGCAAGGATCCGGATCACGCCTTCGACCACGACTGGTTCGAGGCCATTGCGCTGGCAGCGCGCGATCACATGGTCGAGCACTGGATGGACCATACGCGGCAGATTTACCGCAAAGGCCAGAAGCGGGTGTACTACCTGTCGCTGGAATTCCTCATCGGCCGCCTGCTCTACGACAGCCTGAGCAACCTGGGTCTGCTCGACGTAGCCCGCGAGGCCTTGACCGAGCTGGGGGTCGACCTGGAGCGGATCCGCCTGCTGGAGCCGGACGCCGCTTTGGGCAACGGTGGTCTCGGCCGCCTGGCCGCGTGTTTCATGGAAAGCATGTCGACCCTGGGCATCGCCGGGCATGGCTACGGCATTCGTTATGAGCACGGCCTGTTCCGCCAGGCGATTGTCGATGGCTGGCAGCAGGAGCAGACCGAGCACTGGCTGGATTTCGGCAACCCCTGGGAGTTCGAGCGGCCGGAGGTGATCTACCCGATCGGGTTTGGCGGCAGCGTCGAGACCGTCATCGATGCCGGCGGCAAGAGCAAGCAAGTCTGGACGCCTTCGGAAACGGTGCGCGCGGTGGCGTACGACACGCCCGTGGTCGGTTGGCGCGGGGCCAGCGTCAACACCTTGCGCCTGTGGCGGGCACGGGCCATGGAGGACCTGCACCTGGAGCGCTTCAACGCCGGTGATCACTTGGGCGCGGTGGCCGAAGTGGCCCGGGCCGAAAGCATCTCCCGGGTGCTTTACCCGGCCGACAGCACCGAAGCGGGGCAGGAACTGCGCCTGCGCCAGGAGTACTTTTTTGTCGCCGCGTCCCTGCAGGACCTGCTCCGGCGCCATCGCAACATGCACAGCTCGGTGCTGACCCTGGGCGATCATGCGGCGATCCAGCTCAACGATACGCACCCCTCGATTGCCGTGGCCGAGCTGATGCGCCAACTGGTCGACATCTACGACGTGGAGTGGGATGCGGCCTGGCAGGTCACGGTCGATACCCTGTCCTACACCAACCACACGCTGTTGCCCGAAGCGCTGGAAACCTGGCCGGTAGGGCTGATGGAGCGGATGCTGCCGCGGCATATGCAGATCATCTACCTGATCAACGCCCAGCACATCGACTCATTGCGGGCCAAGGGCATCCACGACTTCGACGTGCTGCGCGCAGTGTCGCTGATCGAGGAAGACAACGGCCGTCGGGTGCGCATGGGCAACCTGGCGTTCCTCGGCTCCCATAGCGTCAACGGCGTGTCCGGCCTGCACACGCAACTGATGCGCAGCACGGTATTTTCCGAACTGCACAAGCTCTACCCCGAGCGGATCAACAACAAGACCAACGGCATCACCTTCCGCCGCTGGTTGTACCAGGCCAACCCGGAACTGACCTCGATGATGGTCGATGCCCTGGGGCCGGAGCTGCTGGATAACCCCGAGCAACTGTTGCAGGGCCTGGAGCCGTTTGCCGAGAAAGCGGCGTTCCGCAAGCAGTTCGCCGAGCAGCGGCTGCACAGCAAGAAAGCCCTGGCCTATTTGATTCACGAGCGCCTGGGGATTGCGGTCAACCCAGCGGCGCTGTTCGACGTGCAGGTCAAGCGGATCCACGAGTACAAGCGCCAGTTGCTCAACCTGTTGCACACGGTGGCGCTGTACCAGGCGATTCGCGCCGAGCCTGAGACCGACTGGGTGCCGCGGGTGAAGATCTTCGCCGGCAAGGCGGCGGCCAGTTATCACCAGGCCAAGCTGATCATCAAGTTGACCAACGACATCGCCCGCACAGTGAACAACGACCCGACCGTGCGCGGCCTGCTGAAAGTGGTGTTCCTGCCCAACTACAACGTCAGCCTGGCCGAAAGCATCATTCCGGCGGCCGACCTGTCGGAGCAGATCTCCACCGCCGGCTTCGAGGCGTCCGGCACCAGCAACATGAAGTTCGGCCTCAATGGCGCCCTGACCATCGGCACCCTGGACGGGGCCAACGTGGAAATGTGCGAGCGCATCGGTGCCGAGCACATGTTCATCTTTGGCCTGAGTGCCCAGCAGGTCGAGGCGCGCAAGCAGAACCACGAGTTCCACGCCGCCCCGGACATTGCCGCCTCGCACCGGCTCAATGACGTGTTGCAGGCAATTCGCAGCGGGGTGTTCTCGCCGGATGATCCGGCGCGCTACACCGGCCTGATCGACTCCTTGATCGAGTACGACCGCTTCCTGGTCTGTGCCGACTTCGACTCCTACTGGGCCGCGCAGATGCGCGTCGAGACCCTTTGGCACGACTCCAAGGAGTGGTGGCGTTCAGCGGTGCTCAACAGTTCGCGGATGGGCTGGTTTTCCTCGGATCGGACCATTCGTGAGTACGCCACGGATATCTGGAAGGCGCTGGAGTAG
- the typA gene encoding translational GTPase TypA, translating into MIENLRNIAIIAHVDHGKTTLVDKLLRQSGTLERNELNDERVMDSNDQEKERGITILAKNTAINWNGYHINIVDTPGHADFGGEVERVMSMVDSVLLLVDAQDGPMPQTRFVTKKAFEAGLRPIVVINKVDRPGARPDWVLDQIFDLFDNLGATEEQLDFKVVYASALNGIAGLDHTDMAEDMTPLYQSIVDNVPAPKVDRDGPFQMQISALDYNSFLGVIGVGRIARGRVKPNTPVVAIDADGKKRNGRILKLMGHHGLHRIDVEEAAAGDIVCISGFDQLFISDTLCDPLNVEAMTPLTVDEPTVSMTFQVNDSPFCGKEGKFVTSRNIKERLDKELLYNVALRVEEGDSADKFKVSGRGELHLSVLIETMRREGFEMGVGRPEVIIRMVDGVKHEPYENVTIDLPEESQGSIMEQIGIRKGDLTNMVPDGKGRVRLEYNIPARGLIGFRNEFLTLTSGAGILTSIFDRYDVMKSGDMSGRQNGVLVSVATGKALTYSLETLQSRGKLFIEHGQDIYEGQIVGLNSRDNDLGVNPTKGKKLDNMRASGKDETIALVPPVRFTLEQALEFVQEDELCEVTPKSIRLRKKILGESERTRAAKKSNN; encoded by the coding sequence GTGATCGAAAATCTACGCAACATCGCCATCATTGCTCACGTTGACCATGGTAAGACCACCCTGGTAGACAAACTCTTGCGTCAATCCGGCACCCTGGAGCGCAACGAGCTCAACGACGAGCGCGTGATGGACTCCAACGACCAGGAGAAAGAGCGCGGTATTACCATTCTGGCGAAAAACACCGCCATCAACTGGAACGGCTACCACATCAACATCGTGGACACCCCGGGCCACGCCGACTTCGGCGGCGAAGTTGAACGTGTAATGTCGATGGTTGACTCCGTTCTGCTGCTGGTTGACGCTCAAGACGGCCCTATGCCGCAAACCCGTTTCGTGACCAAGAAGGCTTTCGAAGCCGGCCTGCGTCCAATCGTGGTAATCAACAAGGTTGACCGTCCAGGCGCACGTCCGGACTGGGTTCTGGACCAGATCTTCGACCTGTTCGACAACCTGGGTGCTACCGAAGAACAGCTGGACTTCAAAGTGGTTTACGCCTCTGCCCTGAACGGCATTGCAGGTCTGGACCACACCGACATGGCTGAAGACATGACCCCGCTGTACCAGTCGATCGTCGACAACGTACCAGCGCCGAAAGTCGACCGTGACGGTCCGTTCCAGATGCAGATCTCCGCTCTGGACTACAACAGCTTCCTGGGTGTTATCGGCGTTGGCCGTATCGCTCGTGGTCGCGTCAAGCCGAACACTCCGGTCGTGGCTATCGATGCCGACGGCAAGAAGCGTAACGGTCGTATCCTCAAGCTGATGGGTCACCACGGCCTGCACCGCATCGACGTTGAAGAAGCAGCTGCCGGCGACATCGTCTGCATCAGCGGCTTCGACCAGCTGTTCATCTCCGACACTCTGTGCGACCCACTGAACGTCGAAGCAATGACTCCGCTGACCGTTGACGAACCAACCGTTTCCATGACCTTCCAGGTAAACGACTCGCCTTTCTGCGGTAAAGAAGGCAAGTTCGTGACCAGCCGTAACATCAAGGAACGTCTGGACAAAGAGCTGCTGTACAACGTTGCTCTGCGCGTTGAAGAAGGCGACTCGGCTGACAAGTTCAAAGTATCCGGCCGTGGTGAGCTGCACCTCTCGGTACTGATCGAAACCATGCGTCGCGAAGGCTTCGAAATGGGTGTTGGTCGTCCGGAAGTGATCATCCGCATGGTTGACGGCGTCAAGCACGAACCGTACGAAAACGTGACCATCGACCTGCCGGAAGAATCGCAAGGTTCGATCATGGAGCAGATCGGTATCCGTAAGGGCGACCTGACCAACATGGTTCCGGATGGCAAGGGCCGTGTGCGCCTTGAGTACAACATCCCGGCCCGTGGCCTGATCGGTTTCCGTAACGAGTTCCTGACCCTGACCTCCGGTGCAGGCATCCTGACCTCGATCTTCGACCGTTACGACGTGATGAAGTCCGGCGACATGTCCGGCCGTCAGAACGGCGTGCTGGTATCGGTTGCTACCGGTAAGGCGCTGACCTACTCGCTGGAAACCCTGCAGTCGCGTGGCAAGCTGTTCATCGAACACGGCCAGGACATCTACGAAGGTCAAATCGTTGGCTTGAACAGCCGCGACAACGACCTGGGTGTTAACCCGACTAAAGGCAAGAAGCTCGACAACATGCGTGCTTCGGGTAAAGACGAAACCATCGCTCTGGTTCCGCCTGTACGTTTCACTCTGGAGCAAGCTCTGGAATTCGTACAAGAAGACGAGCTGTGTGAAGTCACTCCTAAGTCCATCCGTCTTCGTAAGAAGATCCTGGGCGAAAGCGAGCGTACCCGCGCTGCCAAGAAGTCCAATAACTAA